From Enterococcus wangshanyuanii, the proteins below share one genomic window:
- a CDS encoding peptidase U32 family protein: MIELIATAESVEQAEALLAVGVDTLYIGEETFGLRLPTSFSRDEQRSITEMAHRMGKKVTVALNGIMHPEKMKKVPEYLAFLKEIQVDQLTVGDPGVVFVIQRDEVNIPYIYDGETLVTSSRQINFWAKRGSIGAVLAREVPFEEMKAMKDNLMVPAEVLVYGATCIHQSKRPLLQNYYNFTKNDESVSKDRGLFISEPKKEETHYSIYEDSHGTHIFADNDVNLAGELDKLYENDYTKWKLDGIYAPGENFVKTAKIFADAKEKIEQGSWSSIDAQKAVEQIEALHPENRGLDIGFFDLDPDEIK; this comes from the coding sequence ATGATTGAACTTATTGCAACAGCTGAGTCTGTTGAACAGGCGGAGGCGTTATTGGCAGTAGGCGTGGATACGTTATATATAGGAGAAGAGACATTCGGGTTACGTTTGCCAACTTCGTTTTCTCGGGATGAGCAGCGATCGATCACTGAAATGGCTCATCGTATGGGGAAAAAGGTAACGGTTGCTCTTAATGGGATCATGCATCCGGAAAAGATGAAAAAAGTGCCGGAGTATTTAGCGTTTTTGAAAGAAATTCAAGTGGATCAATTAACAGTCGGTGATCCAGGAGTTGTTTTTGTTATTCAGCGTGATGAAGTGAACATTCCCTATATTTATGATGGCGAAACATTGGTTACAAGCTCACGTCAAATCAACTTTTGGGCAAAGCGTGGATCGATCGGTGCGGTATTGGCTAGAGAGGTTCCGTTTGAAGAGATGAAAGCCATGAAGGATAATTTGATGGTACCGGCTGAGGTGCTTGTGTACGGTGCAACATGTATCCATCAATCGAAACGTCCATTACTGCAAAACTACTACAATTTCACCAAGAATGATGAATCTGTGAGTAAGGATCGGGGTCTTTTTATATCTGAGCCTAAAAAGGAAGAGACACACTATTCTATTTATGAGGATAGCCATGGTACACATATCTTCGCTGATAATGATGTTAATTTAGCGGGAGAATTAGATAAGTTATATGAGAACGATTATACGAAATGGAAACTGGATGGTATTTATGCCCCAGGCGAAAATTTTGTAAAAACAGCTAAGATTTTTGCAGATGCAAAAGAAAAAATCGAACAAGGTAGCTGGTCCAGCATAGATGCACAAAAAGCGGTCGAACAAATCGAAGCATTGCATCCTGAAAACCGTGGTTTAGATATCGGATTCTTTGATTTAGATCCAGATGAGATAAAATAA
- the pplA gene encoding extracellular electron transfer flavoprotein PplA produces MKMSKIVKGFTAIALSSLLLAACGSDDKKDTAKSSDSSTATSKTADSSTVAEKEAGADLQDGTYKLEEKNEKNGYRATFEMTVKDGKITESKYDNINADGKSKTEDKDYETNMKDKTGVGPAEFIPELNESLVKSQSASGVEVVTGATHSSESFQNYAQQLIQAAQAGNTETIEIDNGADLKDGTYSLSEKNNSNGYHTTFSIVVKDGKVTESNYDNVNDEGKSKKDDADYNKSMKEKSGTDPETYIPALNEEFVKAMGEDGGSAADVEVVTGATHSTHSFVMYAQQLINAAEKGNTDEIVVDNIVMKK; encoded by the coding sequence ATGAAAATGAGCAAAATTGTTAAGGGATTCACAGCTATTGCACTTTCATCTCTTTTATTAGCAGCATGCGGATCTGATGATAAGAAAGACACAGCAAAATCATCTGACTCAAGTACTGCAACATCAAAAACTGCAGACTCTTCAACAGTAGCAGAAAAAGAAGCAGGTGCTGATTTACAAGACGGCACATACAAATTAGAAGAAAAGAATGAAAAAAATGGTTACCGCGCAACATTTGAAATGACTGTCAAAGACGGCAAAATCACAGAGTCTAAATACGACAACATCAACGCTGACGGCAAATCAAAAACAGAAGATAAAGATTATGAAACAAACATGAAAGACAAAACAGGCGTTGGCCCTGCTGAATTTATTCCAGAATTAAACGAATCACTTGTTAAATCACAAAGCGCAAGCGGCGTAGAAGTAGTAACTGGTGCGACTCACTCTAGTGAATCATTCCAAAACTATGCACAACAATTGATCCAAGCTGCACAAGCAGGTAACACTGAAACAATCGAAATCGACAATGGTGCGGATCTTAAAGATGGTACGTATTCATTGAGCGAAAAAAATAATTCAAACGGCTACCACACAACATTCTCAATCGTTGTTAAAGATGGCAAAGTGACTGAATCTAACTACGATAACGTAAACGATGAAGGCAAATCTAAAAAAGATGATGCTGATTACAACAAGAGCATGAAAGAAAAATCAGGTACAGATCCAGAAACTTACATCCCTGCATTGAACGAAGAATTCGTTAAAGCAATGGGCGAAGATGGCGGATCAGCTGCTGATGTAGAAGTAGTAACAGGTGCAACTCACAGCACACACTCATTCGTAATGTACGCTCAACAATTAATCAATGCTGCTGAAAAAGGCAACACTGACGAAATCGTTGTAGACAACATCGTAATGAAAAAATAA
- the gor gene encoding glutathione-disulfide reductase, producing MVKQYDYIVIGGGSGGIASANRAGMHGAKVLLIEAGEIGGTCVNVGCVPKKVMWQASSMMEMMKRDAAGYGFDVDVKALDFKRLVQNRESYIDFLHGAYYRGLNSNKVEVLAEYATFVDEQTIQAGDETYTAPHILIATGGRPKKLGIPGEEYAIDSNGFFALEKLPKRVVFVGAGYIAAELAGTIHGLGAETHWAFRKERPLRSFDEMLSEKVVEHYQQDGMHIYPNSTPQSIEKLATGELVITFENGTKITADSIVFGTGRQPNTDKLGLENTQVELTEKGYVKVDKFQNTTQTGIYAVGDVIGKIDLTPVAIAAGRRLSERLFNGKENEYLDYETIPTVVFTHPPIATIGLTETEAVEKYGKEKIKIYKSTFTPMYFALDEYRQKCDMKLVCAGEEEKIVGLHGIGLGVDEMLQGFAVAIKMGATKKDFDNTVAIHPTGSEEFVTMR from the coding sequence ATGGTAAAACAATATGATTACATCGTGATCGGCGGCGGCAGTGGCGGTATCGCTTCTGCGAATCGTGCCGGAATGCATGGTGCGAAAGTTCTATTGATCGAAGCAGGAGAGATCGGCGGGACCTGTGTGAATGTTGGCTGTGTGCCCAAAAAAGTCATGTGGCAAGCAAGCTCAATGATGGAAATGATGAAACGGGATGCTGCAGGTTACGGCTTTGATGTCGATGTTAAAGCGTTGGATTTTAAAAGATTAGTTCAAAACCGTGAGTCTTACATTGATTTTTTACATGGAGCTTACTATCGCGGACTGAACAGTAATAAAGTTGAAGTTTTAGCTGAGTATGCGACATTTGTGGATGAACAAACTATTCAAGCCGGAGATGAAACCTATACAGCACCACATATTTTGATTGCTACAGGAGGACGTCCGAAAAAACTAGGGATCCCTGGAGAAGAGTATGCGATCGATTCAAATGGGTTCTTTGCTTTAGAGAAATTACCAAAACGAGTGGTCTTTGTCGGAGCAGGTTATATCGCTGCGGAACTTGCAGGTACGATTCACGGATTAGGGGCTGAAACACATTGGGCTTTTAGAAAAGAACGTCCTTTGCGTAGTTTTGATGAGATGCTTTCTGAAAAAGTAGTTGAACATTATCAACAAGATGGTATGCATATTTATCCTAACTCAACTCCGCAGTCGATTGAAAAATTAGCTACAGGTGAGTTAGTGATCACCTTTGAAAATGGCACAAAAATCACTGCAGATAGTATCGTTTTTGGTACGGGTCGTCAGCCAAATACAGATAAACTAGGTCTTGAGAACACACAAGTTGAACTAACAGAAAAAGGCTATGTAAAAGTTGATAAATTCCAAAATACGACACAGACAGGTATCTATGCAGTTGGTGATGTCATCGGCAAGATTGATTTAACACCAGTTGCGATTGCTGCCGGCCGTCGTTTGTCAGAGCGCCTATTTAACGGAAAAGAGAATGAGTATTTAGACTATGAAACGATTCCGACCGTTGTTTTCACACATCCGCCAATTGCAACAATTGGATTGACTGAAACGGAAGCTGTTGAGAAATATGGCAAAGAAAAGATCAAGATTTACAAATCAACGTTTACCCCAATGTACTTTGCGCTGGATGAATATCGCCAAAAATGCGATATGAAATTAGTTTGTGCTGGCGAAGAAGAAAAAATCGTTGGACTGCATGGCATTGGCTTAGGTGTCGATGAAATGCTTCAAGGTTTTGCTGTTGCAATCAAAATGGGTGCTACGAAGAAAGATTTTGATAATACAGTAGCGATCCATCCGACAGGTTCAGAAGAATTTGTGACAATGAGATAA
- a CDS encoding NAD(P)/FAD-dependent oxidoreductase, with product MTKQKIVVVGAGYAGVSATKFLAKKLKKDSDVEITLIDRHSYHTMMTELHEVAGGRVEPEAIQYDLQRLFSRKKNVKLVTDTVTGIDKDKKIVQTKLGSYEFDQLIIGMGGEPNDFGTPGVKEHGFTLWSFENSLKIREHILETVEKAAIEPDPEIRKAMLTFVVCGSGFTGIEMIGELIDWKDRLAKEFKLDPSEFTLMVVEAMPTILNMLSRNDAAKAERYLEKKNVKLLLNAPIVEVAADHIKLKDGSTVPTHTLIWTAGVKATSDAADFGLEAARGNRLVANEFMQAKGYEDKNIYIIGDLVYYEETPNTPTPQIVQAAEQTGHTAAANIVADIKGGEKHAFKGNYQGFMVSVGSKWGVANLFDKIHLSGFLAIIMKHIVNLKYFFDIRSGYYMFQYIMHEFFHIKDDRNVTRGHSSRYGNVLWSVPLRVFYGMVWLVESMKKIVGTGDYLKPSTWFGDGSWFTDKVVFPFPWLQEQVTTGASAAAETTTAASGAGADAAADTATQAAHFGLSYAYGEQPMQVFDHMPKWFESVMKFMMPNQEVALFMQKFMTIVEVLIALALIAGLFTWLSSAATIGLTIAFCLSGMFYWVNVWFIFVAFALMNGSGRALGLDRWVIPWLQRTLGKWWYGTPKSRYGSK from the coding sequence ATGACAAAGCAAAAAATTGTCGTTGTGGGAGCTGGGTATGCTGGCGTTTCAGCAACTAAATTTTTAGCAAAAAAATTAAAAAAAGACTCTGACGTTGAGATTACTCTAATTGATCGTCATTCTTACCACACCATGATGACTGAGTTGCACGAAGTAGCAGGCGGACGTGTTGAACCAGAAGCGATTCAATACGATTTGCAACGTTTATTCTCACGTAAAAAGAATGTCAAACTTGTCACAGACACTGTAACTGGTATCGATAAAGACAAAAAAATCGTTCAAACAAAATTAGGTTCTTATGAATTTGACCAATTGATCATTGGTATGGGCGGCGAACCGAACGATTTTGGTACACCAGGAGTTAAAGAACATGGCTTTACTTTATGGTCTTTTGAAAACTCTCTGAAAATTCGCGAACATATTTTGGAAACTGTTGAAAAAGCAGCAATTGAACCAGATCCAGAAATTCGTAAAGCGATGCTGACATTTGTTGTTTGCGGATCAGGCTTTACTGGGATTGAAATGATCGGTGAACTGATCGACTGGAAAGATCGTCTGGCAAAAGAATTCAAATTAGATCCTAGCGAGTTTACGCTAATGGTCGTTGAAGCAATGCCGACAATCTTAAACATGTTATCTCGTAATGACGCTGCTAAAGCGGAACGTTATTTAGAAAAGAAAAATGTAAAACTTCTTCTTAATGCACCAATCGTTGAAGTAGCAGCTGACCACATCAAATTAAAAGATGGTTCTACTGTTCCGACTCACACATTGATTTGGACTGCTGGTGTTAAAGCAACTTCTGATGCAGCTGACTTTGGTTTAGAAGCAGCACGTGGAAACCGTTTAGTTGCGAATGAATTTATGCAAGCCAAAGGCTATGAAGACAAAAATATTTATATCATTGGTGACTTGGTTTATTACGAAGAAACACCAAATACACCAACACCTCAAATTGTTCAAGCAGCTGAACAAACAGGTCATACTGCGGCTGCAAACATCGTTGCAGATATTAAAGGTGGCGAAAAACACGCATTTAAAGGAAACTATCAAGGATTCATGGTTTCTGTCGGCTCTAAATGGGGCGTTGCTAATTTATTTGATAAGATTCACCTTAGCGGTTTCTTAGCGATCATCATGAAACACATCGTTAACTTGAAATATTTCTTTGATATTCGTTCTGGTTACTACATGTTCCAATATATCATGCATGAGTTCTTCCACATCAAAGATGACCGTAATGTAACTCGCGGACATTCTTCTCGTTATGGCAACGTGTTGTGGAGCGTACCGTTGCGTGTATTCTACGGTATGGTTTGGTTAGTGGAATCAATGAAGAAAATTGTCGGAACTGGCGATTACTTGAAACCAAGTACATGGTTTGGTGATGGTTCTTGGTTCACAGATAAAGTTGTCTTCCCATTCCCATGGTTACAGGAACAAGTAACGACAGGTGCTTCTGCCGCAGCTGAAACAACGACTGCAGCAAGTGGTGCTGGTGCCGATGCTGCAGCTGATACAGCGACTCAAGCAGCACACTTTGGTTTAAGTTATGCTTACGGCGAACAGCCAATGCAAGTCTTCGATCATATGCCAAAATGGTTTGAAAGCGTAATGAAATTCATGATGCCTAACCAAGAGGTCGCATTGTTCATGCAAAAATTCATGACGATCGTTGAAGTATTGATTGCTTTAGCATTGATTGCAGGTCTATTTACTTGGTTAAGCAGTGCAGCAACAATTGGTTTAACTATTGCATTCTGTTTATCAGGTATGTTCTACTGGGTAAATGTTTGGTTTATCTTTGTGGCATTCGCTTTGATGAATGGTTCAGGTCGTGCACTTGGTTTAGACCGCTGGGTAATCCCTTGGTTACAGCGTACACTTGGTAAATGGTGGTACGGTACACCTAAATCCAGATACGGTAGTAAATAA
- a CDS encoding Gx transporter family protein gives MNKLQKNIYISMLVAQGVIIGLIENMIPYPFAFAPGAKLGLANLITIIAIFTMRKRDSFFLVCMRLILTTLLGGTISTFFYSASGALLSYLGMLLIMQLGPKRVSIIGISAAGGFLHNVGQLLTTCFFAQSWAPMLYLPFLSFIGLLSGIAIGIAANYLLRHVQTLRQFQLNYESTTKHKWSQYFQ, from the coding sequence ATGAACAAATTACAAAAAAACATATACATTTCCATGCTAGTCGCTCAAGGAGTCATCATCGGACTGATTGAAAATATGATTCCTTATCCTTTTGCTTTTGCACCTGGAGCGAAACTTGGCTTAGCTAACTTGATTACGATCATTGCCATTTTTACCATGAGAAAAAGAGACAGTTTCTTTTTAGTCTGTATGCGATTGATTTTGACCACACTACTAGGCGGGACGATATCTACATTCTTCTATAGTGCTAGTGGAGCCTTACTTAGTTATTTAGGCATGCTTCTTATCATGCAGCTGGGTCCAAAACGTGTGAGTATCATTGGCATCAGTGCTGCAGGCGGTTTTTTGCATAATGTTGGGCAGCTATTGACCACTTGTTTTTTCGCCCAATCATGGGCACCAATGCTTTATCTGCCATTTCTTTCATTTATCGGTCTATTATCCGGTATTGCTATCGGAATTGCAGCCAATTATTTACTACGCCACGTTCAAACATTGCGGCAGTTTCAATTAAATTATGAATCAACAACAAAACATAAATGGAGTCAATACTTCCAGTAA
- a CDS encoding polyprenyl synthetase family protein, translating into MNIHPMWKTYPELAKELNSTLKLMDSNVNLKNKEVEQAVMSMIHSGGKLLRPAYQLLFSQFGEQRDAKKAVALAAAIELLHTATLIHDDIVDEADIRRSLPTIRSQFGNSTAVYAGDYLFVSCFKLLADYSSSLKSIQLNSRSMEKILSGELGQMDNRYNVDMTIDQYLDNISGKTAELFSLSCFVGAYESGSSERFAKNCGKIGENIGLAFQIIDDVLDYTQSPEQIGKPVLEDVRQGVYSLPLLYALEEGRETLLPYLEKGEHLTDSETDKIYELVHSFGGVSKAQKLAEKYTQQALKGITKLPETSTDAKNQLLTITQAILARQN; encoded by the coding sequence ATGAATATTCATCCAATGTGGAAAACCTACCCTGAACTAGCAAAAGAATTAAATAGCACACTCAAACTAATGGACAGCAATGTCAATTTAAAAAATAAGGAAGTCGAACAAGCAGTCATGTCAATGATCCACTCTGGCGGAAAGCTGTTGCGTCCTGCTTATCAATTACTTTTTTCACAGTTTGGTGAACAAAGAGACGCAAAAAAAGCTGTGGCTTTAGCAGCAGCCATTGAACTACTGCATACTGCGACATTGATCCATGATGACATTGTAGATGAAGCAGATATTAGACGAAGCTTACCAACGATTCGCTCTCAATTTGGCAACAGTACGGCTGTGTATGCAGGCGATTATTTATTCGTTAGTTGTTTTAAACTTCTGGCTGACTACTCCTCTTCTTTAAAGAGTATCCAGCTTAATTCTAGAAGTATGGAAAAAATTTTGAGTGGTGAACTGGGCCAAATGGATAATCGCTACAATGTCGATATGACCATTGATCAGTACTTAGACAATATTTCTGGAAAGACAGCTGAACTTTTTTCACTAAGCTGTTTTGTCGGTGCGTATGAAAGCGGCAGCTCTGAACGCTTTGCAAAAAATTGTGGAAAAATCGGTGAAAATATCGGCCTTGCTTTTCAAATTATCGACGATGTGCTGGATTATACACAAAGTCCTGAACAAATCGGAAAACCCGTTCTTGAGGATGTTCGTCAGGGTGTCTACTCCTTACCGCTTTTATACGCATTAGAAGAAGGTCGAGAAACACTGCTACCCTATCTCGAAAAAGGAGAACACCTTACAGATAGTGAAACAGATAAAATTTATGAACTTGTCCATTCCTTCGGTGGTGTCTCAAAAGCTCAAAAACTTGCCGAAAAATATACACAGCAAGCCCTAAAAGGAATTACTAAATTACCAGAAACTTCTACCGATGCCAAAAATCAGTTACTAACGATTACACAGGCTATTCTTGCGAGACAAAATTAA
- the menA gene encoding 1,4-dihydroxy-2-naphthoate polyprenyltransferase produces MSLKVFLQVVEIQTKLASLFPFAVGVLFSIAYFHEFQLGYTLLFFVGMVVFDMATTAINNFMDFKKAKSQRYKYEENIIGSAGIDPDLVRNMIFAMITFAAAVGIFLTVQTGWLFLVMGGICCFIGIFYTFGPIPLSRMPLGEVFSGFTMGLGIFAMTIYLNVLNDPPFYLQLDWVQGTFSLMGSLWSVLAIVLASLPMVFTIANIMLANNLRDLDTDIENHRYTLVYYIGREHGVILFQGLMLACYAVILIGLIFGVYQWPILLVFISLPKIWKNLKLFKEELPHPKSFGYSIKNLIAFNGCYLLGLLLTIIIEKL; encoded by the coding sequence ATGTCGTTGAAAGTATTTTTGCAAGTGGTGGAAATCCAGACAAAGTTAGCCAGTCTGTTTCCCTTTGCAGTTGGGGTATTATTTTCTATCGCTTATTTTCATGAGTTTCAGTTAGGTTATACGTTATTGTTTTTTGTAGGCATGGTGGTGTTTGACATGGCAACAACTGCGATCAATAATTTTATGGATTTTAAAAAAGCCAAGTCTCAAAGGTATAAGTATGAAGAAAATATTATTGGTAGTGCAGGCATCGATCCTGACTTAGTGAGAAACATGATTTTTGCTATGATTACTTTTGCTGCAGCAGTTGGGATTTTTTTGACCGTTCAAACTGGTTGGCTGTTTTTAGTAATGGGTGGAATTTGTTGTTTCATCGGTATTTTTTATACTTTTGGTCCAATTCCTTTATCACGAATGCCTTTAGGTGAAGTATTTAGTGGTTTTACGATGGGACTTGGAATTTTCGCAATGACGATCTATTTGAATGTTTTGAATGATCCGCCATTTTATCTACAGTTAGATTGGGTGCAGGGAACATTTTCTTTGATGGGGAGTCTTTGGTCGGTTTTGGCAATTGTTTTGGCATCGTTACCGATGGTATTTACGATTGCGAATATCATGTTGGCAAACAATTTGAGAGATTTAGATACAGATATTGAAAATCATCGTTATACGCTGGTTTATTATATTGGGCGTGAACATGGTGTGATTCTTTTTCAAGGGTTGATGCTGGCTTGTTATGCAGTGATTTTGATAGGTCTGATTTTTGGTGTTTATCAATGGCCAATTTTATTGGTATTTATTTCATTACCGAAAATTTGGAAGAACCTTAAGCTATTTAAAGAAGAGCTGCCACATCCTAAAAGCTTTGGCTATTCGATAAAAAACTTGATCGCATTTAATGGCTGCTATTTATTAGGGCTGTTGTTGACGATCATAATAGAAAAATTGTAG
- a CDS encoding NusG domain II-containing protein: MNVKEFIQKSYIRPWDIAIIILLTLGSFLPLVVFGFQNTAQEDATKQAILKVDGEVIKVFDLKEDGPTYTYKYEAADGDYNLIEVSGDRIRMVETNCGDQICVQRGWISKAGETPIACLPHNLFITVEASDGSEDGSLIY, translated from the coding sequence TTGAACGTAAAAGAATTTATTCAAAAAAGTTATATACGTCCTTGGGATATTGCCATTATTATACTTCTAACGCTTGGTTCTTTCTTGCCCCTTGTTGTTTTTGGTTTTCAAAATACTGCGCAAGAAGATGCTACAAAACAAGCTATTCTAAAAGTAGACGGTGAAGTAATCAAAGTGTTTGATTTAAAAGAAGACGGCCCTACTTATACATATAAATATGAAGCAGCTGATGGTGATTATAATTTGATCGAAGTCAGCGGAGACAGAATTCGGATGGTAGAAACAAATTGCGGCGATCAAATTTGTGTCCAACGCGGCTGGATATCCAAAGCAGGTGAAACACCGATCGCTTGTTTGCCGCATAATTTATTTATCACCGTTGAAGCTTCTGATGGGAGTGAGGATGGCAGCTTGATTTATTAA
- a CDS encoding FAD:protein FMN transferase, which translates to MKNKKVLMTILSGLFLILLAGCGAKEETAKINKEPYSDQQSLLGTYVQVRIYDDGKKDVLDKAFARVKELGDKITVNEKGSEIDAINEQAGVKPVKVSDDVYPLIKRAYEYSEDSSGGFDMAIGPITQLWHIGFDDARKPSQEEIDQALKLVDYHKVKLNDEDQTVYLEEKGMQLDLGAIAKGYITDEVVKVLKDNGVTTAIVDLGGNVFVLGHSPRGKDMDWNVGIQDPNKARNTVVGTVQESNKTLVTSGIYERYLKVDGETYHHLFDPKTGYPFDNDIAGVTVITKKSIDGDGLSTAVFSMGVKKGLEYAEGLKDVDVIFVTKEDKVYVSKDIEKVFELGKDSGYTMGDRKDLR; encoded by the coding sequence ATGAAAAATAAAAAAGTACTAATGACTATATTAAGTGGACTATTTCTAATTCTTTTAGCTGGCTGTGGGGCAAAAGAAGAGACCGCTAAAATAAATAAAGAGCCATACTCAGATCAGCAATCGCTACTTGGTACGTATGTACAGGTTCGTATCTATGATGATGGTAAAAAAGATGTTTTAGACAAAGCGTTTGCTCGTGTGAAAGAATTGGGAGATAAAATCACAGTTAATGAAAAAGGTTCAGAAATCGATGCAATCAATGAACAAGCAGGGGTAAAACCAGTAAAAGTATCCGATGATGTCTACCCTTTGATCAAACGTGCGTATGAGTACAGTGAGGACTCTTCTGGCGGCTTTGATATGGCGATTGGACCAATCACCCAATTATGGCATATCGGCTTTGACGATGCGCGCAAACCCTCTCAAGAAGAAATCGATCAGGCGTTGAAATTAGTGGATTATCACAAAGTAAAACTAAACGATGAGGATCAAACGGTTTATCTTGAAGAAAAGGGCATGCAGCTGGATCTAGGAGCTATTGCAAAAGGCTATATCACGGATGAAGTAGTTAAGGTGTTGAAAGACAACGGCGTCACAACTGCGATCGTCGATTTGGGCGGTAATGTATTTGTGCTGGGGCATAGTCCTCGCGGGAAAGATATGGACTGGAATGTTGGGATTCAAGATCCGAATAAAGCACGGAACACAGTGGTCGGAACTGTTCAAGAAAGCAACAAAACCCTTGTCACGTCTGGGATCTATGAACGTTATTTAAAAGTAGATGGCGAAACCTACCATCATTTGTTCGATCCAAAAACAGGCTATCCTTTTGATAATGATATTGCAGGTGTAACCGTGATCACGAAGAAATCGATCGATGGAGATGGACTATCGACAGCAGTCTTTTCAATGGGGGTGAAAAAAGGCTTGGAGTATGCGGAAGGGCTGAAAGATGTCGATGTGATTTTCGTCACTAAAGAAGACAAGGTTTACGTAAGTAAAGATATTGAAAAAGTTTTTGAATTAGGAAAAGATTCAGGCTATACGATGGGAGATCGTAAGGACCTGAGATAA
- a CDS encoding peptidase U32 family protein, translating to MTNERTLKRPEVLAPAGTLEKLKTAIHYGADAVYIGGNAYGLRSRAGNFTKEDMIEGVAFAKEHNAKVYVAANMVTHEGNQEGAGDFFREIRDVGISAVIVSDPALIEICATEAPGLPIHLSTQASATNYETLEFWKNEGLERVVLAREVSMEEVAEIRKNTDVEIEAFIHGAMCISYSGRCTLSNHMSMRDANRGGCSQSCRWKYELYDMPFGGARTSLTDKGEVEEEFSMSAVDMAMIQHIPELIQNGVDSFKIEGRMKSIHYVSTVANVYKKAVDTYMEDPENYECKQEWIDELWKVAQRELSTGFYYHVPTDEEQLFGERRKIPQYKFIGEVMAYDEATKVATIRQRNHFSVGDEIEFYGPGFNHFHQTVEVMYNEDGESIDRAPNPMMILTMPVEQPVAVGDMIRKKK from the coding sequence ATGACAAACGAACGAACATTGAAGCGTCCCGAGGTATTAGCACCTGCCGGGACGCTAGAAAAACTAAAAACAGCTATTCATTATGGGGCAGATGCCGTGTATATCGGCGGAAATGCCTACGGGTTACGTAGCCGTGCCGGTAATTTTACAAAAGAAGATATGATCGAGGGCGTAGCTTTTGCCAAAGAACATAATGCGAAAGTGTATGTCGCAGCAAATATGGTGACACATGAAGGCAATCAAGAAGGTGCTGGGGACTTTTTCCGTGAGATCCGCGATGTCGGTATTTCAGCGGTAATCGTTTCAGATCCAGCTTTGATTGAAATTTGTGCAACAGAAGCGCCTGGATTACCGATCCATTTATCGACACAAGCTTCAGCAACGAACTATGAGACATTAGAGTTCTGGAAAAATGAAGGACTTGAGCGTGTCGTTTTAGCCCGTGAAGTGTCAATGGAGGAAGTTGCGGAGATCCGTAAAAATACAGACGTTGAAATCGAAGCATTTATCCATGGAGCCATGTGTATTTCTTATTCCGGCAGATGTACATTATCCAACCATATGTCGATGCGTGACGCGAACCGTGGCGGCTGTTCTCAATCATGCCGCTGGAAATACGAATTGTATGATATGCCTTTTGGCGGAGCACGTACGAGCTTGACAGATAAAGGTGAAGTGGAAGAAGAATTTTCAATGAGTGCGGTCGACATGGCAATGATTCAACACATTCCCGAATTGATTCAAAATGGTGTCGATAGCTTTAAGATCGAAGGAAGAATGAAATCGATCCATTATGTTTCGACTGTAGCGAATGTGTATAAAAAAGCTGTGGATACGTATATGGAAGATCCTGAAAATTATGAATGTAAACAAGAGTGGATCGATGAATTATGGAAAGTTGCACAGCGAGAGCTTTCTACTGGTTTTTATTACCATGTACCGACAGATGAGGAACAATTATTTGGTGAACGCCGTAAAATACCGCAATATAAGTTTATTGGGGAAGTTATGGCGTATGATGAAGCAACAAAAGTAGCGACGATCCGTCAAAGAAATCATTTTAGTGTTGGCGATGAAATTGAATTTTATGGACCTGGGTTCAATCACTTCCATCAAACAGTAGAAGTTATGTATAATGAAGATGGTGAGTCGATTGATCGCGCACCAAACCCAATGATGATTTTAACGATGCCGGTTGAACAACCTGTAGCAGTTGGGGATATGATCCGTAAGAAAAAATAA